Proteins encoded by one window of Porphyromonas vaginalis:
- a CDS encoding BlaI/MecI/CopY family transcriptional regulator, translated as MSEPNFLNGLSPLEEDFMRALWHIGEGEISDAIPLMEHSDTPYTTVASVVNKLESKGYVTRTGKRRGHLYAPLVSLEEYTDKTIKYIVANFFKGSYKSLVQHFAQEEKVSKEEISEILKLIEEE; from the coding sequence ATGAGTGAGCCAAACTTTCTAAACGGACTATCTCCTCTCGAGGAGGATTTTATGCGTGCACTATGGCATATTGGAGAGGGAGAGATAAGCGATGCTATCCCCCTGATGGAGCATTCGGATACTCCCTACACCACGGTGGCTTCGGTGGTTAATAAACTGGAGAGCAAAGGGTATGTTACTCGAACGGGGAAGCGACGTGGACACCTCTATGCCCCTTTGGTAAGCCTGGAGGAGTACACCGACAAGACCATCAAATACATTGTTGCCAACTTCTTCAAAGGCTCGTACAAAAGTCTGGTGCAGCACTTTGCACAGGAGGAGAAGGTAAGCAAGGAGGAGATCTCAGAGATTTTGAAACTAATTGAAGAGGAGTAA